One segment of Deinococcus multiflagellatus DNA contains the following:
- the lysS gene encoding homocitrate synthase, producing MTPDSSAAPAPLIPAMGWAIIDSTLREGEQFARGNFKTDDKVEIARALDAFGVEFIEVTTPMVSAQTHADIRKLTGLGLKAKFLTHVRCHMDDVQRAVDTGVDGLDLLFGTSSFLREFSHGKNIAQIIEAAQEVISWIKTNHPRLQIRFSAEDTFRSEEADLMAVYRAVSDLGVHRVGLADTVGVATPRQVYTLVREVRKVIHPDCGIEFHGHNDTGCAVSNAYEAVEAGATHIDTTILGIGERNGITPLGGFLARMFTFDPQGLIDKYNLELLPELDAMIARMVGLPIPWNNYLTGEFAYNHKAGMHLKAIYLNPGAYEAIPPGVFGVGRRIQAASKVTGKHAIAYKARELGLHYGEDALRRVTDHIKALAEHGELDDEHLEHVLREWVSA from the coding sequence ATGACCCCTGATTCCAGCGCCGCCCCTGCCCCCCTGATTCCCGCCATGGGCTGGGCCATCATTGATTCCACCCTGCGCGAAGGCGAGCAGTTTGCGCGCGGCAACTTCAAGACCGACGACAAGGTTGAGATCGCCCGCGCGCTGGACGCGTTCGGCGTGGAGTTCATTGAGGTCACCACGCCGATGGTGAGCGCCCAGACCCACGCTGACATCCGCAAACTCACGGGCCTGGGCCTGAAGGCCAAGTTCCTGACCCATGTGCGCTGCCACATGGACGATGTGCAGCGCGCCGTGGATACCGGCGTGGACGGCCTGGACCTGCTGTTTGGCACCAGTTCGTTCCTGCGTGAGTTCAGCCACGGCAAGAACATCGCCCAGATTATTGAGGCGGCGCAGGAGGTCATCAGCTGGATCAAGACCAACCACCCCAGGCTGCAGATCCGCTTTTCCGCCGAGGACACCTTCCGCTCCGAGGAAGCCGACCTGATGGCGGTCTACCGCGCCGTGTCCGACCTGGGCGTGCACCGGGTGGGCCTGGCCGACACGGTGGGGGTCGCCACGCCCCGGCAGGTGTACACGCTGGTGCGCGAGGTGCGCAAGGTGATTCACCCGGACTGCGGCATTGAATTCCACGGCCACAACGACACCGGCTGCGCGGTCAGCAACGCCTACGAGGCCGTGGAGGCCGGGGCCACGCACATTGACACCACCATTCTGGGCATTGGCGAGCGCAACGGGATCACGCCGCTGGGCGGCTTTCTGGCCCGCATGTTCACCTTTGATCCCCAGGGCCTGATCGACAAGTACAACCTGGAACTGCTGCCTGAACTGGACGCCATGATCGCGCGGATGGTGGGCCTGCCGATTCCCTGGAACAACTACCTGACCGGCGAATTTGCCTACAACCACAAGGCGGGCATGCACCTGAAAGCCATCTACCTGAACCCCGGCGCCTACGAGGCCATTCCGCCCGGCGTGTTCGGCGTGGGGCGGCGCATCCAGGCGGCCAGCAAGGTGACAGGCAAGCACGCGATTGCCTACAAGGCCCGTGAACTGGGCCTGCACTACGGCGAAGACGCCCTGCGCCGGGTCACCGACCACATCAAGGCGCTGGCCGAACACGGCGAACTGGACGACGAGCACCTGGAACACGTCCTGAGGGAATGGGTGAGTGCCTGA
- a CDS encoding PhzF family phenazine biosynthesis protein encodes MSVSHPSPQPPTLCRVFAEPGGQGGKRVAVFLSPVADPQTAAARSGAPLSVFVEAADLALVHLRVFTPTQEKGSSDSAALAALSALHARSPLSDLLTVVQGAGPGAEEQSAQLCGGEWLLRQGEVTTAPVAADLAPLGLAGLDAWVASTGRPNLVVGLPSLSALEAFIPDDHRVAAVNLATGTTGLMLFAPGGPGRIQVSFRAFGPLKGFAEDAASSNMLACLTGVLASGGQLSPDTTLLRAAQCKPGQPARLSAQFAATASGTEVWVGGRVEAL; translated from the coding sequence ATGAGCGTCTCCCACCCCTCGCCCCAGCCCCCCACGCTCTGCCGCGTCTTTGCCGAACCCGGCGGCCAGGGCGGCAAGCGGGTCGCCGTGTTTCTGTCCCCAGTGGCCGATCCCCAGACCGCTGCAGCCCGCAGTGGCGCTCCCCTGAGCGTCTTCGTGGAGGCAGCCGACCTCGCCCTGGTCCACCTGCGCGTCTTCACGCCCACGCAGGAGAAAGGCAGTTCGGACAGCGCTGCCCTGGCCGCGTTGAGCGCCCTGCACGCCCGGTCCCCCCTGAGCGATCTGCTGACTGTGGTGCAAGGGGCAGGCCCCGGCGCCGAGGAGCAGAGCGCGCAGCTGTGCGGCGGCGAATGGCTGCTGCGCCAGGGTGAGGTGACGACGGCACCCGTGGCCGCCGACCTGGCCCCCCTGGGCCTGGCTGGCCTGGACGCCTGGGTGGCCAGCACCGGCCGCCCCAATCTGGTGGTGGGCCTGCCCAGCCTGTCGGCCCTGGAGGCCTTTATCCCGGATGACCACCGCGTGGCTGCCGTGAACCTCGCCACCGGCACCACCGGGCTGATGCTGTTTGCGCCGGGCGGACCGGGCCGTATCCAGGTCAGTTTCCGCGCCTTCGGCCCCCTGAAAGGCTTTGCCGAGGACGCCGCCAGCAGCAACATGCTGGCCTGCCTGACCGGGGTTCTGGCGAGTGGCGGCCAGCTCTCCCCCGATACCACCCTGCTGCGCGCGGCCCAGTGCAAACCCGGCCAGCCGGCCCGCCTGAGCGCCCAGTTCGCCGCAACAGCCAGCGGCACAGAGGTCTGGGTGGGGGGCCGGGTTGAAGCGTTGTAG
- the rlmN gene encoding 23S rRNA (adenine(2503)-C(2))-methyltransferase RlmN, whose product MEFLLDLHPDAYPLEGFRRRQLLDWVFGQGVGTFEAMTNLPAGLRAELAEKYHLNPFKLIETVRSADGSVKYLFTLQDGRQMEAVYMPYLDRKTICVSTMVGCPAKCAFCATGAMGFGRNLTPGEIVAQVLAVAGGEGIAPREIRNLVFMGMGEAMLNYDHTMLAARILLHPQALGMSKRRVTLSTVGIAKGIRRLAAEDDLGIKLAISLHAPDEETRRRIIPTGQVNSIEEIMAAAHDYQAVTGRRITMEYTMLRGVNDHPWQAELLAELLRGLVSHVNLIPMNPWAGSGFESSTEEQIQTFYDILQDRGVDVSVRRSRGRDAGAACGQLALKRPQAVTGAA is encoded by the coding sequence ATGGAGTTTCTGCTTGACCTTCACCCCGACGCCTACCCCCTGGAGGGATTTCGGCGCCGGCAGCTGCTCGACTGGGTCTTCGGGCAGGGCGTGGGCACCTTCGAGGCCATGACCAACCTGCCGGCCGGCCTCCGGGCGGAACTGGCCGAGAAGTACCACCTCAACCCTTTCAAGCTCATCGAAACCGTGCGCAGCGCCGACGGCAGCGTGAAATATCTGTTCACCCTGCAAGACGGCCGCCAGATGGAAGCCGTGTACATGCCCTACCTGGACCGCAAGACCATCTGCGTCTCCACCATGGTGGGCTGCCCGGCCAAGTGCGCGTTCTGCGCGACCGGCGCCATGGGCTTTGGCCGCAACCTCACCCCGGGCGAGATCGTGGCGCAGGTGCTGGCGGTGGCGGGCGGCGAGGGCATCGCCCCGCGCGAGATTCGCAACCTCGTGTTCATGGGGATGGGCGAGGCCATGCTGAACTACGACCACACCATGCTGGCCGCGCGCATCCTGCTGCACCCCCAGGCCCTGGGCATGAGCAAGCGCCGCGTGACCCTGTCCACCGTGGGCATCGCCAAGGGCATTCGCCGCCTGGCCGCCGAGGACGACCTGGGCATCAAACTGGCGATCAGCCTGCACGCCCCAGATGAAGAGACCCGGCGCCGCATCATTCCCACCGGGCAGGTGAATTCCATTGAAGAGATCATGGCCGCCGCCCACGACTATCAGGCGGTGACGGGCCGGCGCATCACCATGGAATACACCATGCTGCGCGGGGTAAACGACCACCCCTGGCAGGCCGAGCTGCTCGCCGAGTTGCTGCGCGGTCTCGTCAGCCATGTGAACCTGATTCCCATGAACCCCTGGGCCGGCTCGGGCTTTGAAAGCAGCACGGAAGAGCAGATTCAGACCTTCTACGACATCTTGCAGGACCGGGGGGTGGACGTCAGCGTGCGCCGCTCACGTGGGCGGGATGCGGGCGCGGCCTGCGGCCAGTTGGCCCTGAAGCGGCCCCAGGCCGTGACCGGCGCCGCCTGA
- a CDS encoding tetratricopeptide repeat protein, with translation MKVTQHTKAVLLGLTLALATSGAAQTMIETVSTIGVQNTLQSAGTPSAQGALQSAQNLQTPGQDPKTAPAVPVTPLTTEQQAQVAQARAAFQAGNYAQARTLYEGVVAQNYTNPEPHFGLALTLFALNDERGATFELQQFRALAPTRFEGPYNLGVIAARAGNHDQALTLFAEAATLMKTQAGPAAQRQVLEALAAEQTRKADFAALSTTLAAIAVIDPGDLDVQFRLAQARTLSGQGSAALPGVYALIQAAPQRVDAALLLADIYVGQSLPERAIRELDAAAGRVQNGTDRSALLLRKARILAATGDTRAAVFAAQDAAREDSRNAAAFALEGELRAARGDRPGALSALQNATKLAPQNAAYRAALAGVRLTLNQNVEAARDAALALTLRPDDATLARALFVQGVAAYRQGQYAQARAALRSSQTRAPSADTALWLGLTAYAQKDYAGAASALGESVKLNPTVTARVNLASALLASARYPEAEAILRGLVTDDPKNAEAWYLLGLAQRAQAREAEARTSLRTAAALGNSKAQGALK, from the coding sequence ATGAAGGTGACGCAACACACGAAAGCGGTTCTGCTGGGGCTCACGCTGGCCCTCGCCACGTCCGGGGCCGCCCAGACGATGATCGAAACGGTCAGCACCATCGGCGTACAGAACACCCTGCAGTCGGCGGGGACACCGTCGGCGCAGGGGGCGCTGCAGAGCGCGCAGAATCTTCAGACCCCGGGCCAGGACCCCAAGACCGCGCCCGCCGTGCCGGTCACGCCGCTCACCACTGAGCAGCAGGCGCAGGTGGCCCAGGCCCGCGCCGCCTTTCAGGCGGGCAACTACGCGCAGGCCAGAACGCTGTACGAGGGGGTTGTTGCCCAGAACTACACCAACCCCGAGCCGCACTTTGGCCTCGCCCTGACCCTGTTTGCCCTGAACGACGAGCGCGGCGCCACCTTCGAGTTGCAGCAGTTTCGGGCGCTGGCCCCCACCCGCTTTGAGGGGCCCTATAACCTGGGGGTCATTGCCGCGCGGGCCGGCAACCACGACCAGGCGCTGACCCTGTTTGCTGAGGCCGCCACCCTGATGAAGACCCAGGCGGGCCCGGCGGCGCAGCGCCAGGTCCTTGAAGCGCTGGCCGCCGAGCAGACCCGCAAGGCCGACTTTGCCGCCCTGAGCACCACCCTGGCGGCGATTGCGGTGATTGACCCAGGGGACCTGGACGTGCAGTTCCGGCTGGCCCAGGCCCGGACGCTCAGCGGGCAGGGCTCGGCCGCGCTGCCGGGAGTGTACGCCCTGATTCAGGCCGCGCCCCAGCGGGTCGACGCCGCGCTGCTGCTGGCCGACATCTACGTGGGCCAGAGCCTGCCCGAGCGCGCCATTCGGGAACTGGACGCGGCGGCGGGCCGGGTGCAAAACGGCACCGACCGTTCGGCGCTGCTGCTGCGCAAGGCCCGGATTCTGGCTGCCACCGGCGACACCCGCGCCGCCGTGTTTGCCGCGCAGGACGCCGCGCGTGAGGACAGCCGCAATGCCGCTGCCTTCGCCCTGGAAGGCGAACTGCGCGCCGCCCGTGGGGACCGCCCCGGCGCCCTGAGCGCCCTGCAGAACGCCACCAAGCTCGCCCCCCAGAACGCCGCCTACCGCGCCGCGCTGGCGGGCGTGCGCCTGACCCTGAACCAGAACGTCGAGGCCGCCCGCGACGCCGCCCTGGCCCTGACGCTGCGCCCCGATGACGCCACGCTGGCGCGCGCCCTGTTTGTGCAGGGGGTCGCCGCTTACCGTCAGGGGCAATACGCGCAGGCGCGCGCCGCGCTGCGGTCCAGCCAGACCCGCGCGCCCAGCGCCGATACCGCCCTGTGGCTGGGCCTGACCGCCTACGCCCAGAAAGACTATGCCGGCGCCGCCAGCGCCCTGGGCGAGAGCGTCAAACTCAACCCCACCGTCACCGCCCGGGTGAACCTCGCCAGCGCCCTGCTGGCCAGCGCCCGCTACCCCGAAGCCGAGGCCATTTTGCGCGGCCTCGTCACCGACGATCCCAAGAACGCCGAGGCGTGGTACCTGCTGGGCCTGGCCCAGCGTGCCCAGGCCCGGGAAGCCGAGGCGCGCACCTCGCTGCGCACCGCCGCCGCACTGGGCAACAGCAAGGCGCAGGGGGCCCTGAAGTGA
- a CDS encoding SPOR domain-containing protein, which produces MSRPAQRPAARARRWPDVMIGALVLALLGGFGTVLLRGGNQTTRTPAAAVPESTAAIPSAPGSAPATEAANSSSAATSPAQTTPAPAPADPAATEAPVIAAAPIGAPDPALQAAAAQAAGTETGEAATESTAGDPTAEAAPATEQAPAAAPRTGGAVAASEQRVPLRSDYRISLGTFASEASARSAAAGVQALGYTVYPIDLGSQVVAQLGPFADEASARQALADVQRAYPSAVLYPPRGRSLTGGAAETTQPSAAAPSTAQPAAAETGETAASPSAAAPPAEPAPAPDGPTYLQVGAFDRVESAQNLVQQLRDLGYAPTVNAPEGRKVTVLVGPYTGDALQRTEGRLSANGLDHFRVR; this is translated from the coding sequence GTGAGCCGCCCGGCCCAGCGGCCCGCCGCGCGGGCCCGGCGCTGGCCGGACGTGATGATCGGCGCGCTGGTGCTGGCGCTGCTGGGCGGCTTTGGCACGGTGCTGCTGCGCGGCGGGAATCAGACCACCCGGACCCCTGCCGCCGCCGTGCCCGAGAGCACCGCCGCCATTCCCAGTGCGCCCGGCAGCGCCCCCGCCACTGAGGCGGCCAATTCGAGCAGTGCGGCGACCTCCCCGGCCCAGACCACGCCCGCCCCAGCCCCCGCTGATCCTGCGGCCACCGAGGCCCCTGTCATTGCCGCGGCCCCGATTGGCGCCCCGGACCCGGCCCTGCAGGCCGCAGCGGCGCAGGCTGCGGGCACCGAAACGGGTGAGGCGGCCACCGAATCCACCGCAGGCGACCCCACGGCCGAAGCGGCCCCCGCCACCGAGCAGGCCCCGGCCGCTGCCCCCCGGACGGGCGGCGCTGTGGCGGCCAGTGAGCAGCGGGTGCCGCTGCGCAGCGACTACCGCATCAGCCTGGGGACGTTTGCGAGCGAGGCCAGCGCGCGCAGCGCCGCAGCGGGCGTGCAGGCACTGGGCTACACCGTGTACCCCATTGACCTGGGCTCGCAGGTCGTGGCGCAACTGGGCCCCTTTGCGGACGAAGCCAGCGCCCGTCAGGCCCTGGCCGACGTGCAGCGGGCCTATCCCTCAGCGGTGCTGTACCCCCCGCGCGGCCGCAGCCTGACGGGCGGCGCGGCCGAAACCACCCAGCCCAGTGCCGCCGCGCCCAGCACCGCCCAGCCTGCAGCGGCGGAAACGGGCGAAACCGCAGCGTCTCCCTCTGCAGCGGCCCCCCCGGCCGAACCGGCCCCCGCGCCGGACGGCCCCACCTACCTCCAGGTGGGCGCCTTTGACCGCGTGGAGAGCGCCCAGAATCTGGTGCAGCAACTGCGCGACCTGGGGTACGCGCCGACGGTCAATGCCCCCGAAGGCCGCAAGGTTACGGTGCTGGTGGGCCCGTATACGGGCGACGCCCTGCAGCGCACCGAAGGCCGCCTGAGCGCCAACGGCCTCGACCATTTCCGGGTGCGCTGA
- a CDS encoding redox-sensing transcriptional repressor Rex: MAEIPTAAISRLVTYLRILEHLELQDVSRTSSNDLADRAGVSAFQVRKDLAYFGRFGTRGMGYTVPILKRELVRVLGLNRSWNVVIVGMGRLGQAIANYPGASDYQFQYVGLFDVSPGVVGQQVRGLTVGHMNDLTDFTRTHAVDMGFLAVPPERAQDAAQALVDAGVKGILNFAPTVIQPRTTERPGLQDLSDEWRGVIVENVDFLAGMKRLAFYILNPHLKDAPAPEEPA, translated from the coding sequence GTGGCTGAAATTCCCACTGCTGCCATCAGCCGTCTGGTGACGTACCTGCGCATTCTGGAACATCTGGAGTTGCAAGACGTCAGCCGCACCAGCAGCAACGATCTGGCCGACCGCGCGGGTGTCAGCGCCTTTCAGGTGCGCAAGGATCTGGCGTATTTTGGCCGCTTTGGCACGCGTGGCATGGGCTACACCGTGCCCATTTTGAAACGCGAGCTGGTGCGCGTGCTGGGCCTCAACCGCTCCTGGAACGTGGTGATTGTCGGGATGGGGCGCCTGGGGCAGGCGATTGCCAACTACCCCGGCGCCAGCGATTACCAGTTTCAGTACGTGGGCCTGTTCGATGTAAGTCCCGGGGTGGTGGGCCAGCAGGTGCGCGGCCTGACGGTGGGCCACATGAACGACCTGACGGACTTCACCCGCACCCACGCTGTGGATATGGGCTTTCTGGCCGTGCCCCCCGAGCGCGCCCAGGACGCCGCCCAGGCCCTGGTGGACGCTGGGGTCAAGGGCATCTTGAATTTTGCCCCCACCGTGATTCAGCCGCGCACCACTGAGCGCCCAGGCCTGCAAGATCTCAGTGACGAGTGGCGTGGTGTGATTGTCGAGAATGTCGATTTTCTCGCCGGTATGAAGCGCCTCGCCTTCTATATTTTAAATCCCCACCTCAAAGATGCTCCCGCTCCGGAGGAACCCGCATGA
- a CDS encoding MBL fold metallo-hydrolase — protein MSRPQILDLHFLQTPGVIAAYVVDTGDGLALVDTGPGSTLPQLRAGLERLGATLADVRHLLLTHVHFDHVGAAGTVLAEVPAARAYVHERGAAHLARPARLLASASQIYGDQMDRLWGQMHPAPPERLQALAGGEVLRLGQLEVQALATPGHATHHLAYHLGDDLFTGDVGGIRLLAPQTPRAPTPPPDIDLDAWHTSLDLLSGTDAAWLHLAHFGTYANTPEHWNGLRRTLTADAERVRTALSAGDEMEQITADFTLALMDELRAEHPELPARYDFACPPWMSVQGLARYWQRRAARAGGQ, from the coding sequence GTGAGCCGCCCCCAAATCCTGGACCTGCACTTCCTGCAGACGCCCGGGGTGATTGCCGCCTATGTGGTGGACACAGGCGACGGCCTGGCCCTGGTGGACACCGGCCCTGGCAGCACGCTGCCCCAACTGCGGGCGGGCCTGGAAAGGCTGGGGGCCACCCTGGCGGATGTGCGCCACCTGCTGCTGACCCATGTGCACTTTGACCACGTGGGCGCGGCGGGCACGGTGCTGGCCGAAGTGCCGGCGGCCAGGGCCTACGTGCATGAACGCGGCGCCGCCCATCTGGCCCGTCCAGCGCGGTTGCTGGCCAGCGCCAGCCAGATCTACGGCGACCAGATGGACCGGCTGTGGGGACAGATGCACCCGGCGCCGCCCGAGCGCCTGCAGGCCCTGGCGGGCGGCGAGGTGCTGCGCCTGGGTCAGTTGGAGGTGCAGGCCCTGGCCACCCCTGGGCACGCCACACACCATCTGGCCTATCACCTGGGCGACGACCTGTTTACCGGAGACGTGGGGGGCATCCGCCTGTTGGCGCCCCAGACGCCGCGCGCGCCCACCCCACCGCCCGATATAGACCTGGACGCATGGCACACGAGCCTGGACCTGCTGTCGGGCACCGACGCCGCGTGGCTGCATCTGGCGCACTTTGGCACCTACGCGAACACCCCTGAGCACTGGAACGGCCTGCGCCGCACCCTGACGGCCGATGCCGAGCGGGTGCGCACGGCGCTGAGTGCTGGAGACGAGATGGAGCAGATCACGGCCGACTTCACCCTGGCGCTGATGGACGAGCTGCGCGCCGAGCACCCCGAATTACCCGCCCGCTACGACTTTGCCTGCCCGCCCTGGATGAGTGTGCAGGGCCTGGCGCGCTACTGGCAACGCCGCGCCGCCCGCGCCGGAGGCCAGTGA
- the purD gene encoding phosphoribosylamine--glycine ligase, translated as MRVLVIGGGGREHAIVHACARAGHEVLCTPGNPGIAKMARLLDSPQDAASLAQLAQREGADVVIVGPEAYLAAGVVDACTALGVPAFGPVQAASRLEGDKVWSKAFMTRHGIPTAAHHSFTALEAALAHLAGLSTTSPIVVKDAALKAGKGVTLAHSVAEAETALREIFSGPDAQAVIEEFMTGQEVTILALTDGERYALTPPSQDHKTIHEGDTGPMTGGMGVICPFPVDDATMTAIRQTIIEPTLRGMKAEGHPFCGVLYAGLMLTPSGPKVVEFNARFGDPEAEAVLPLLESDLAQHALDAARGELDPSSVRFRAAASAVVILAAPGYPGEPQRGIPLTLPPTQENEVIYHAGTRMDGDQLRSHGGRVLAVTATAPTLNAALGRAYALADRVDFPGAQLRRDLGGRIGAVPEPSTV; from the coding sequence ATGCGGGTACTGGTGATAGGCGGCGGTGGCCGCGAGCACGCCATCGTGCACGCCTGCGCGCGGGCTGGCCACGAGGTGCTGTGTACGCCCGGCAACCCGGGCATTGCCAAGATGGCCCGCCTTCTGGACAGTCCCCAGGACGCCGCGAGCCTTGCCCAGCTGGCCCAGCGCGAGGGCGCCGACGTGGTGATCGTGGGCCCCGAAGCCTATCTGGCGGCAGGCGTGGTGGACGCCTGCACCGCGCTGGGCGTGCCCGCTTTCGGGCCGGTCCAGGCGGCCAGTCGGCTGGAGGGCGATAAGGTCTGGAGCAAGGCGTTCATGACCCGCCACGGCATTCCCACAGCGGCGCACCACAGTTTCACCGCGCTGGAGGCGGCGCTGGCCCACCTTGCTGGGCTGAGCACCACCTCCCCTATCGTGGTCAAGGACGCGGCCCTGAAGGCAGGCAAAGGCGTCACCCTCGCCCACTCGGTTGCAGAGGCCGAAACAGCCCTGCGCGAGATTTTCAGTGGTCCAGACGCCCAGGCGGTGATTGAAGAGTTCATGACGGGGCAGGAGGTGACCATCCTGGCCCTCACCGACGGCGAGCGTTACGCGCTGACTCCCCCCAGCCAGGACCACAAGACCATCCACGAGGGCGACACCGGCCCCATGACCGGCGGCATGGGGGTGATCTGCCCCTTCCCGGTGGACGACGCGACGATGACCGCGATTCGCCAGACCATCATCGAACCCACCCTGCGCGGGATGAAGGCCGAAGGGCACCCCTTCTGCGGCGTACTGTATGCGGGCCTGATGCTGACGCCCTCTGGGCCAAAAGTGGTGGAATTTAACGCCCGGTTCGGCGACCCCGAAGCCGAGGCGGTCCTACCGCTCCTGGAGAGCGACCTCGCGCAACATGCCCTGGACGCCGCGCGGGGGGAACTGGACCCCAGCAGTGTGCGTTTCCGGGCGGCGGCGAGCGCCGTGGTGATTCTGGCCGCACCCGGCTACCCCGGCGAGCCGCAGCGCGGGATTCCCCTGACCCTGCCCCCCACGCAGGAAAACGAGGTCATTTACCACGCCGGCACCCGCATGGACGGGGACCAGTTGCGCAGCCACGGCGGGCGCGTGCTGGCGGTCACTGCCACTGCCCCCACCCTGAATGCGGCGCTGGGCCGGGCCTACGCCCTGGCCGACCGTGTGGACTTTCCAGGTGCCCAGTTGCGGCGGGACCTGGGCGGGCGGATTGGGGCCGTTCCAGAGCCCAGCACCGTTTGA
- a CDS encoding DUF2493 domain-containing protein yields MKLVICGGRTFGDHEQLHEALAAWIARHGWPSEIVSGAAPGADQLGEEWAAENGVPVKRFRAAWREHGRAAGPIRNREMSLYADGCLALPGGSGTADMLRQARAAGLVVLAW; encoded by the coding sequence ATGAAGCTGGTGATCTGTGGCGGCCGGACCTTCGGGGATCACGAGCAGCTGCATGAAGCCCTGGCCGCCTGGATCGCCCGCCACGGCTGGCCCAGCGAGATCGTCAGCGGCGCCGCGCCCGGGGCAGACCAGCTAGGCGAGGAATGGGCGGCGGAGAACGGTGTGCCGGTTAAACGCTTCCGGGCGGCGTGGCGAGAGCACGGCCGGGCTGCTGGCCCCATTCGCAATCGGGAGATGAGTCTCTATGCCGACGGTTGTCTGGCCCTGCCCGGCGGCAGTGGCACGGCGGACATGCTCCGGCAGGCGCGGGCGGCGGGCTTGGTGGTGCTGGCGTGGTAG